The nucleotide sequence AACTCTAAATAGAGTCTTCTCATTGTCAGGGTCATAACAGATGTCAGGGAAGTTAGTGCCATAAAGGCTGCCCTCAATTCTAGGATGTTGGACACTACGCCTTGGGTGGAgaatgaccatttcccctgtacctTGGATTCCCCgcaatgggctccccagccctgtccgctCGCATCGGACGTAATTGTGGTCCAATGTAGGGACCCCAAGTGACGGGGTCTGGAGAGGTTCTCTGGTTCTGTCCACCATTGAAGACTCTTTCGCATCAGTCCTGTGATCAGGATCGTCTGGGACAGTCGACGTTTCCTCCACTGCGCCAAGAAACCAGTCTGAAAGAATCTCAGGTGCCAATGGGTCCATGGGACCATGGGGATGCAGGCAGACATAGTGCCAATGAGGCTCAGACATTGTGAGGCCGTTAAAACCGGACTCTGGATGGTTTTGATCATTTTCTGAATGATAATCTCCCTCTTTGGCGGTGGCAACGACACTGTACCCCTCAGGGTGTTGAATGCTGCGCCCAAGTAGACCATCTGTTGAGTTGGTGTGAGTTGGCTCTTGTCTAGGTTGACTAACCACCCTAACTCCCTTAGAGTTTGGAGCAGAATGGTTCGATGGCACATCAGTTGCTCTGGGCTGCTTGCAAGGAGTAGGATGTCGTCTAGATAATGATACACCCTTAAGCCCCTCTCCCTCAGGGGGGCTAGGGCAGACAATAGGATCTTGGAGAATaccctgggagaggtgcacagCCCAAAGGGTAGAGCTTGGAATTGAAGGTGAGTATGACCCACTGCAAATCTCAGGTATTTCTGCACTTTCGGCTGGattggaacatgcaggtatgcgtcctggaGGTCGACAGAGATCATCCAATCCAACGGCTGGACTGCTTGGATTATTGTCTGCAAGGATTCCATCTTGAAGCTCTCGGTGTGAATATACCGGTTGAGCCTTTTCAGGTCTATCACAGGTCTCCATCCACCCGTCCTCTTGGGGACGAGGAATAAGGTGGAGTAAAAACCCGTGAATTGCTCTGCCAAGGGCACAGGAATGGCTGCTTCCTGACGCTGGAGTGACACTAAAAAATCTTTTAGAGCTTGAGCTttcaggggagaagatggaatttCCGATCTCTTGAACGAGCTCCGAGGTGGAGTTTGAAAAAACTTCCAAGAGTGCCCCCATTGGATAGTggacagaacccaggggtcctggCAATGGGTGGCCCAGGCTGAGATGAAATGTtttagcctggctcccaccgggagTGTCAGGGCTGGCTCGGCGTCAAAAGGACTGCTTTTGCTCCTGAGGAGCCGGAGGGGCTTTCATCTTCCTGTTCAAGAAGGATTGCTGAGTGCCTCTCCGAGGTCTTCTGTTGTCTCTGAATTGACCCGAATTTCTGAAGTCTCTTGAATCTGAGCGGCGGAACCTAGAGGGACCGCCTCTGAATCTTCGTGTTCTCCTGTCTTGTGGGAGCATACCagacttccctcctgacagcctAGAGATTGCGTTATCCATCTTATCTCCAAAAAGCGCCTTCCCATCAAAGGGAATTTTGCACCAGCTCTGTTTGGATGAAAGGTCAGCTGACCAAGGTTTCAGCCACAAGGCCCTTTTTGCCATCACAGAGTGTAACATAGATCTCGCCGAGCATCTAATGGTATCAATGGCAGCGACTCCGACAAAGTCTGCTGATAGCCTGAGTTCCTCTAAGGCTTTTATTATGTCTTCTGTTGGGACGTTCTGACGCAGAGCAGTCTCAATGTTATCTGTCCATGACCTAATGGCATTAGAGACTGACGTGAGGGCGATGGCCGGTTTACAGGCTGCTCCTGCCGCCAAGTAGCTCCTCTTTAGTTCTAGGTCAATACGCCTGTCTATGGGATCCTTGAAGGAGGTGGAATCCTCCATTGGTAAGGTCACGTTTTTGGCAAGGCGTACTACTGATGCATCCACCACAGGCATGGAGTTTAGTGCCTGTGTTCCAGATTCTGGTAAGGGATACAACTTGTTGAGCCGGGTCAAAGAGAACTTTTTATCAGGCTTTGCCCATTCGTTGAGAATGATCTGGCTAATCTCCCCCATTAATGGGAAAAGAATCTGCTTCCTCTTGAGAAAGGGAAAATAGCTTGTCGCCTCTTGAGGGGGATCATCCTCTTTCCAGGAGATTGCTGACTTAACTGCCTGGATAAACGGGCTTACCAGGGAAAAGCTGAACCCTGAGGGTTCTGATTCCTCTGCTGAGTACTCCGAGTCATCTCCGGGTGAGGAGTCTCTGCCTGACCGATCAGTCGGTAGTACAGGCTTCCCGACTGTTGAGGGCCCCGGGAGACTGGATTCCACATTCTGAGTCTGTGGTACCTGCGAGGTCGGCTGAACAGGGACAGAAGCCAAGAGCTTGGAGAAGGAGTCTCTCATAGCTTTGTCCAGCAGTTCTACTGCATGCCGATTTTCCTGCTCGCGGTTGGACGCATAGTCCGTAAAGCAGTCCTTACAAACTACCTTGTCGGGTAGTGGCGTAGCCCCGCATGTCCAACACTTCTTCCTTCTTTGACTTCTAGAAGATGGCGAGTGGTCATGACCCCTGGATCTTGACCTCTGTGATCTATGGCGTGGAGATCGGGATCTTCGCCTTGATGAGTGGGACCGGTGTCGCGAGGAGTCCGATCTGCGGACTTGGCTGTCATTATCACGAGATCTTGATGACTTTCTGGtcctcttggagtgggcagggctACGGTGTAAGGAACTCACGTCAGAAAACAGtgagggcacttttttttttttttttaaatactcacgaATCGTTGGTCCATACCTAATGGTGTGAGGATCTTTGTTACGCGGCGAATGACTCATTGTAGAGCTTGGGCGGAAGGATCGGCTGCAAAAAATGTAGAGAggccgcaaaaaataaataaataaataaataattaataataataatatgtgcgACATTGAATAACGGACAAGCAAGGCACCTGTCTGCAACCTTCAGACAGGTGCTGCTATGCCGGCACTTTTCCCCCATCTCCTCGCTTCTTACCAACAATTTTGGGGCTGAAAACCTAGCAGGGCTTAGATCTGTCACTGCAGCAACAGTCAAGCCCCGTTCTAGGTCTTTATTTAAGCTTTCCTGAGGGAAATCTTCCCCCAGGATCCGCCCCCAGCCAAAAGACTGGAAATAAGGGCAAAAAAGCCCTGTTTCCAgaatccaaaatggccgccgcgtCCCGAGACGTCACCGCGCatgcgccgcgcatgcgcagaagcgccGGCGCccgtgacacaggaagtactgtaTCAGGGCACCGGGATCCTCAGAAAATGTAGGTGGTAATGCACTAGTAGTGTGGGCGCCGACCAGCacggccccccccccgccataaCGAGGGATCAGCTGCATCCAGAGACACCTGATACAGGCCAGACCCCCCAGACTGTCAGAGCGACAGGGCACCCACAGAAGGTCAAGGTTTTCTTGCACAGCATTATACTTtgaaagaaaaacatatatacagcACAGcataaggaaaacaaaaaagggaaagaaatgtcTGGCCTGGGGTAGTGGAGCCGATCCTTCCGCAGCTTCCATGTCATTTATAGGTGCTCCTGGCAGTTTGCGTTCCTATGAGGAAACTCTGCGATGcgaccccaacagatccacagaggggtctcccagcttattagcgctattagcggcccaagaacagggactgcgcgcgggaaaggctaaacccggcggacgctgccgactgcagaggtatggacatactTCTACTCTTCACCAGTACAAGAAGgtatggaggaaaaaaaaggagaatgttgggggaggggctatgcctttaatttattctattcactagtcctgagggaggagtcgaggcggagctctatcactagtatgctgccatggaggcaccaggaaaaactgttttagtcttgcaaacaccaaatctgaaaaacacctaaggtctggaagtggttaaaggggaagcACAATACAGATTTTTTCCCATCAGGTCTAgttcctatgattgtcagctccatctattggccctgatgcagtattttcctgaacAAAATATTTCAGAAAAACTGcttattttggccactagatggaactgacaatcataggaaataaacattGGACACAATATAGTGATTAATCGAGACAGTTTTCACAGCTTCCAAAGTGTACAAAGAAGAAATACATTAGACATAACAATGAaccaaaaaataagtaaatacatCTTAATACTTTATTACATGTAGTGTCCTTCTTAATGCCACTTTCACATCTTTGTTGTTCAGGCTGTATATCAGAGGGTTCAGCAAGGGAACGGCAGCTGTGTTAAAGAGTGAAAACCATTTATTGGACTCTAAACTGTCCTCTCTGGTTGGATTGAGATACTGACACACCAAGGTTCCATATAGAAGGACAACGACAGTGAGGTGTGAGGAACAAGTGTAGAATGCTTTATATCTCCCACCACTTGTACGGATCCTTACTATTGCAGCAATAATGAAAACATAAGGAGTGAAGGTGAGGACAAAGGGTGTAAGGCTTAAAAGCAATAGTCCCTCAACGAAGCTCAACATCTCCAAGGCAGAGGTGTCACTGCAAGAGAGACTGAGAAGAGGAACAAGATCACAAAAAAAGTGATTTATAATGTTGGATTTATAACATGAGACTTCCAAAAGTAGTGCAAGATAGGGTACCACCTCTAAAAAAGACACAACCCAACAGACTGTGGCCAAGAGGGTGCAAACTCTTGGGTTCATGAGGATGGAGTAATGCAAGGGATTGCAGATGGCGACATAGCGGTCATAACTCATGGCTGTCAATATCAATAGCTCATTACAGGCCAAGGAGGAGAACACGTAGAACTGTGCTATGCAACCCAGGAAAGAGACTGTCTTGTCTTGTGTTAAAAAAGCTACAAGAACCTTATGCAgagtggtggtggaggaggacataTCCAAGACGGAGAGGTTGGCCAAGAAGAAGTACATGGGAGTATGGAAATTGGCGTCCAGGCAAACCAGTAGAAGAATGACCAGGTTTCCACTGAGAGTCAGAAGATAAATGAGAAGAACCAGGAGGAATATTGGAAGTTGCAATTTGGGGACATTTGAAATCCCATTGATAATAAAATAGGGAACCGTAGTCTTGTTATTTGGATCCATATAATAAAACATACACAGTATTCTTCACACTGCTGAAAATATTGATGCATTATATTGATTAAAGCTGATGAAATACCAATTATATTCTGCATTTttaagaacttttcccatctgaaaaattgaaaaccagctctcaaatttttgctgtgggaaatttccgacagaaaaaatccgatggagcctacacacggtcggtattCCGACCATTtgcctcactttggagagatttcctttaGAGATGCGCACAATGGAAAACttggttttgttttctttcagaTTTGTTTGTTAAATTAATAATTTAATTTCATCATATTCATTACGTTAGAATGATTcatttttggaatttgttttgtatattgggATTCGTTTAGTATATttgttgctttaaaatgtattcaaaatttgaaattagaaTTTCGTAAGAGGACTTTATtcgttctattttattttattcatttttttttctcttagtcGTTTATTTTCCTTTGTAGTCTatgcatttattttctattttattatattctattattttctattctatcctaTAAAGCAGACTAAGTAGGAAACATCATCTCATTTCAAGATGATGTTTaccctccctggcagtatgattatgtcagatttttgaatctcaaagcgaaacattgttttgcatagaaattcagCATTATATATTGTagacctgtaattcttagtaataccacacttaaatctgtccaaacaagggtCTAGTAgatatcccgggtatgataaagtttgaaaccattaaatcataaattataatataataaataactataaataattataaaaaataataataataaaaataatttcccaACGAaccactatcgctcaattctgcaagtgttctaatttactattgctgttttctagctggtctaaac is from Rana temporaria chromosome 9, aRanTem1.1, whole genome shotgun sequence and encodes:
- the LOC120914623 gene encoding olfactory receptor 1019-like, giving the protein MFYYMDPNNKTTVPYFIINGISNVPKLQLPIFLLVLLIYLLTLSGNLVILLLVCLDANFHTPMYFFLANLSVLDMSSSTTTLHKVLVAFLTQDKTVSFLGCIAQFYVFSSLACNELLILTAMSYDRYVAICNPLHYSILMNPRVCTLLATVCWVVSFLEVVPYLALLLEVSCYKSNIINHFFCDLVPLLSLSCSDTSALEMLSFVEGLLLLSLTPFVLTFTPYVFIIAAIVRIRTSGGRYKAFYTCSSHLTVVVLLYGTLVCQYLNPTREDSLESNKWFSLFNTAAVPLLNPLIYSLNNKDVKVALRRTLHVIKY